The following are encoded together in the bacterium genome:
- a CDS encoding AAA family ATPase — MYQRFFGFREPPFRITPDPRFLYLGPGYREAADALGEGIVGRAGFLTLVGEVGTGKTTLVRHLLESLPGAVRTILVLHPTVTFDETLDHLLLELGIPVEGAGKLVLLQRLHEFVYEHTHAGGNVAILFDEAQALEPAALAELQLLADLATDDGRPGLQVLLAGQPELEEKLRAPELMRLRERIAVEVRLNPLLPEEVRAYVQTRIEHAGGSGTGPFTDAALARIAVLSAGTPRVVNVLCDATLIAAYAGGVREIPAVLVDEAWGDFDPSRRPPAPPLVRRSARHANARRRTAPPRPPGRGRRQRPAPRTGAGACGTPSDLLPLPGATQPRRRARDMNLAFGARARRQSLYQRRRLPDSNNDADPARAPARAAPDRPRPDRRHD, encoded by the coding sequence ATGTACCAACGCTTCTTCGGCTTCCGCGAGCCGCCCTTCCGCATCACGCCGGACCCGCGCTTCCTCTACCTCGGGCCCGGCTACCGCGAGGCCGCCGACGCGCTCGGCGAAGGCATCGTCGGGCGCGCGGGATTCCTCACCCTCGTCGGCGAGGTGGGGACGGGCAAGACGACGCTCGTCCGCCACCTGCTCGAGTCGCTGCCGGGCGCCGTGCGCACGATCCTCGTGCTGCACCCGACGGTCACGTTCGACGAGACGCTCGACCACCTGCTGCTCGAGCTCGGCATCCCCGTCGAGGGCGCCGGCAAGCTCGTCCTGCTCCAGCGCCTGCACGAGTTCGTCTACGAGCACACGCACGCGGGGGGCAACGTCGCCATCCTCTTCGACGAGGCCCAGGCGCTCGAGCCGGCGGCGCTCGCCGAGCTCCAGCTGCTCGCCGACCTCGCGACCGACGACGGCCGCCCCGGCCTCCAGGTGCTGCTCGCCGGCCAGCCGGAGCTGGAGGAGAAGCTGCGCGCGCCCGAGCTGATGCGGCTGCGCGAGCGGATCGCCGTCGAGGTCCGCCTGAACCCCTTGCTGCCCGAGGAGGTGCGGGCCTACGTGCAGACGCGCATCGAGCACGCGGGCGGCAGCGGCACCGGGCCCTTCACCGACGCCGCGCTCGCGCGCATCGCCGTGCTGTCGGCGGGCACGCCGCGCGTCGTCAACGTGCTGTGCGACGCGACCCTGATCGCGGCGTACGCCGGCGGCGTGCGCGAGATCCCGGCGGTGCTGGTCGACGAGGCGTGGGGCGACTTCGACCCGAGCCGTCGTCCGCCGGCTCCGCCGCTCGTGCGCCGCTCCGCCCGCCACGCTAATGCGAGGCGGCGGACCGCCCCGCCGCGCCCGCCCGGCCGCGGACGACGCCAGCGCCCGGCGCCCCGTACCGGCGCCGGAGCGTGCGGGACGCCGTCCGACCTGCTGCCGCTGCCGGGCGCAACTCAGCCGCGGCGCCGAGCTCGCGACATGAACCTCGCGTTCGGCGCGCGCGCTCGGCGCCAATCACTGTACCAGCGCCGGCGGCTGCCGGACAGCAACAATGATGCAGATCCGGCCCGCGCACCGGCGAGAGCCGCGCCAGACCGGCCCCGCCCAGACCGCCGGCATGACTGA
- a CDS encoding efflux RND transporter permease subunit: MKLSQICIERPVLAVVMSLVIVLLGAIALTRLPNREFPDIDPPVVSVTTVLTGAAPEVIETSVTAPLEDQLIGIEGIRHISSISSEQVSQITIEFELSRDVDAAANDVRDRVARARQLLPDEIEEPVVAKQDADAFAIIWIALFGAQKSQVEISTLAETAVKDRLGKLPGVSDVIIAGEQRYSMRVWIDNARLTAFDLTVGDVAAALRRENVDIPSGRIEGSDSEFTVRTLGELTTPEEYGELVVATKEGAPIRLRDVAQVAVGPEDERKIVRFDKQPAVGLGIVKQSQANTLDVAEAVKAELARIEPTLPPGVQLLLAFDSSIYIEQSLADVRHTILEAVVLVVVVIWLFLRTFRATIVPALAIPVSLIGTFWVLDLLGFSINTLTLMGLTLAIGIVVDDAIIVLENITRWIEEGTPPMEAARRGMDQIGFAVVAATVSVLAVFLPLAFLSDKTGRLFREFGITIATAVGISGFVALTMSPAICARLLRPHASEHGFKRLLARGFDALEAGYGRLLLPTLRHRGLVLAGGAVWVALGAVLLWTLPREFIPVDDRGAIWSFTRAPEGSTIEYTDRYQKMAEDIVLATPGVEKTFSVVALGIGAPGQVTEGAMFTTLVPTAERRGQQEIVDGLRGAFAQIPGFWAFPMNPPALAQGQGNPISLVIQGPDVVALARHANEILARARAIPGVVNLQSDLLINKPQLEVAIDRNRASDLGVPVREIATTLQILLGGLDLSRFKLGGETYDVIVRLEREQRANPTDLYRLYVRGRSGALIPLASVVRAEETVVPRGLPHFDRLRSATITGAMAQGYPLGAALEQLRTIADEVLPEGQGYHAGFSGESEDFFDSGNALMFAYVLAVVIVYLVLAAQFDSFLHPVTIMIAVVLSFTGGLLTLWLLGDTLNLFSQIGLVMLVGLVTKNSILIVEFANQLRAEGKDLVAATIEASQKRYRPILMTAVCTIVGILPIALGSGAGGESRAPLGVAVAGGMFFSTVLTFFVVPAAYVTLARLREGRRGAPASVSAPVRAA; the protein is encoded by the coding sequence GTGAAGCTCTCGCAGATCTGCATCGAGCGGCCGGTCCTCGCAGTCGTGATGTCGCTCGTGATCGTGCTGCTCGGCGCCATCGCGCTGACGCGGCTGCCGAACCGCGAGTTCCCCGACATCGACCCGCCCGTGGTCTCGGTGACGACGGTCCTGACCGGCGCGGCGCCGGAGGTCATCGAGACCTCGGTGACGGCGCCGCTCGAGGACCAGCTGATCGGCATCGAGGGCATCCGCCACATCAGCTCGATCAGCTCCGAGCAGGTGTCGCAGATCACGATCGAGTTCGAGCTCTCGCGCGACGTCGACGCCGCGGCCAACGACGTGCGCGACCGCGTCGCCCGGGCGCGCCAGCTGCTCCCCGACGAGATCGAGGAGCCCGTGGTCGCGAAGCAGGACGCCGACGCGTTCGCGATCATCTGGATCGCCCTCTTCGGGGCGCAAAAGAGCCAGGTCGAGATCTCGACCCTCGCCGAGACGGCGGTGAAGGACCGGCTCGGCAAGCTCCCCGGCGTGTCCGATGTCATCATCGCCGGCGAGCAGCGCTACTCGATGCGCGTGTGGATCGACAACGCGCGCCTGACGGCGTTCGACCTCACCGTCGGCGACGTCGCCGCCGCGCTCCGGCGTGAGAACGTCGACATCCCGTCGGGACGGATCGAGGGCAGCGACAGCGAGTTCACGGTGCGTACGCTCGGCGAGCTGACGACGCCCGAGGAGTACGGCGAGCTCGTCGTGGCCACGAAGGAGGGCGCGCCGATCCGCCTGCGCGACGTCGCCCAGGTCGCGGTCGGGCCCGAGGACGAGCGCAAGATCGTCCGCTTCGACAAGCAGCCCGCCGTCGGCCTCGGCATCGTGAAGCAGTCGCAGGCGAACACGCTCGACGTCGCCGAGGCGGTGAAGGCCGAGCTGGCCCGCATCGAGCCGACGCTGCCGCCCGGCGTGCAGCTCCTGCTCGCGTTCGACTCGTCGATCTACATCGAGCAGTCGCTCGCCGACGTGCGGCACACGATCCTCGAGGCGGTCGTGCTCGTCGTGGTCGTCATCTGGCTCTTCCTGCGCACGTTCCGCGCCACGATCGTGCCGGCGCTCGCCATCCCCGTGTCGCTGATCGGCACCTTCTGGGTGCTCGATCTGCTCGGCTTCTCGATCAACACGCTGACCCTGATGGGGCTCACGCTGGCGATCGGCATCGTCGTCGACGACGCCATCATCGTGCTCGAGAACATCACGCGCTGGATCGAAGAGGGAACGCCGCCGATGGAGGCGGCGCGGCGCGGCATGGACCAGATCGGCTTCGCGGTCGTCGCGGCGACGGTCTCGGTGCTGGCGGTGTTCCTGCCGCTCGCCTTCCTGTCCGACAAGACGGGACGCCTGTTCCGCGAGTTCGGCATCACCATCGCGACGGCCGTCGGCATCTCCGGGTTCGTCGCGCTCACCATGTCGCCGGCGATCTGTGCGCGCCTGCTGCGGCCGCACGCGAGCGAGCACGGCTTCAAGCGGCTCCTGGCGCGCGGCTTCGACGCCCTCGAAGCCGGCTACGGCCGCCTGCTCCTTCCGACGCTGCGCCACCGCGGGCTCGTGCTCGCGGGCGGCGCCGTGTGGGTCGCCCTCGGCGCGGTGCTCCTGTGGACGCTGCCCCGCGAGTTCATCCCCGTCGACGACCGCGGCGCCATCTGGTCGTTCACCCGCGCCCCCGAGGGCAGCACCATCGAGTACACCGACCGCTACCAGAAGATGGCGGAGGACATCGTGCTCGCCACTCCGGGCGTCGAGAAGACGTTCTCGGTGGTGGCGCTCGGCATCGGCGCGCCGGGGCAGGTGACCGAGGGCGCGATGTTCACGACGCTGGTGCCGACCGCGGAGCGTCGCGGCCAGCAGGAGATCGTCGACGGGCTGCGCGGCGCGTTCGCGCAGATTCCCGGCTTCTGGGCATTCCCGATGAATCCGCCGGCGCTCGCCCAGGGGCAGGGCAATCCGATCTCGCTCGTCATCCAGGGCCCCGACGTCGTGGCGCTCGCGAGGCACGCGAACGAGATCCTCGCCCGCGCCCGCGCCATCCCCGGCGTCGTGAACCTGCAGAGCGATCTCCTCATCAACAAGCCGCAGCTCGAGGTCGCGATCGACCGCAACCGCGCCAGCGACCTCGGCGTGCCCGTGCGCGAGATCGCGACCACGCTCCAGATCCTCCTCGGTGGCCTCGACCTGTCGCGCTTCAAGCTGGGCGGCGAGACGTACGACGTGATCGTCCGCCTCGAGCGCGAGCAGCGCGCGAATCCCACCGACCTCTATCGCCTCTACGTGCGCGGCCGCAGCGGCGCGCTGATCCCGCTCGCGTCGGTGGTGCGCGCCGAAGAGACGGTCGTGCCGCGCGGTCTGCCGCACTTCGACCGCCTGCGCTCCGCGACCATCACCGGCGCCATGGCCCAGGGGTATCCGCTCGGCGCAGCGCTCGAGCAGCTCCGGACGATCGCCGACGAGGTGTTGCCCGAGGGCCAAGGCTACCACGCCGGGTTCTCGGGCGAGTCGGAGGACTTCTTCGATTCGGGCAACGCGCTGATGTTCGCCTACGTGCTGGCGGTGGTGATCGTGTACCTCGTCCTCGCGGCGCAGTTCGACAGCTTCCTCCATCCGGTGACGATCATGATCGCCGTGGTGCTGTCGTTCACCGGCGGGCTGCTCACCCTGTGGCTGCTCGGCGACACGCTGAACCTCTTCAGCCAGATCGGCCTCGTCATGCTGGTCGGCCTGGTCACGAAGAACTCGATCCTCATCGTCGAGTTCGCGAACCAGCTGCGCGCCGAGGGCAAGGATCTCGTGGCGGCGACGATCGAGGCGTCGCAGAAGCGCTACCGCCCGATCCTCATGACCGCGGTCTGCACGATCGTCGGCATCCTGCCGATCGCGCTCGGCAGCGGCGCGGGCGGCGAGTCGCGCGCGCCGCTCGGGGTCGCGGTCGCGGGCGGCATGTTCTTCTCGACCGTGCTGACCTTCTTCGTCGTGCCGGCGGCCTACGTGACGCTCGCCCGCCTGCGCGAGGGCCGTCGCGGCGCCCCGGCGTCGGTCAGCGCGCCGGTCCGGGCCGCGTAG